One Lachnospiraceae bacterium C1.1 genomic region harbors:
- a CDS encoding O-acetylhomoserine aminocarboxypropyltransferase/cysteine synthase translates to MSDYRLNTKCVQAGYTPENGEPRQIPIIQSTTFKYDTSEDMGKLFDLEASGYFYSRLQNPTCDMVAAKIAALEGGSAAMLTGSGQAANFFALFNICECGDHIVASSSIYGGTFNLIAVTMAKMGIEATFVSPDASEEELNAAFKDNTKAMFGETIANPALTVLDIEKFAHAAHEHGVPLIVDNTFPTPVNCRPIEWGADIVTHSTTKYMDGHGSCVGGAIIDSGKFDWMAHADKFPGLCTPDESYHGITYAEKFGQEGAFITKCTAQLMRDFGCVQSPHDAFILNLGLESLHVRMARHVENGQAVAEFLEKSDKVKYVNYAGLESNKYHEIANKYMPNGGCGVVSFELAGGRAAAEKFMKSLKLAAIETHVADARTCCLNPATSTHRQMNDEQLEEAGIPAGLIRMSCGLEDKADLIADLEQALNAI, encoded by the coding sequence ATGAGTGATTACAGACTTAATACAAAATGCGTGCAGGCCGGTTATACTCCAGAAAACGGAGAACCCAGACAGATTCCGATCATACAGTCAACTACATTTAAGTATGATACGAGCGAGGATATGGGTAAACTTTTTGATCTTGAAGCCAGCGGATACTTTTATTCAAGACTTCAGAATCCCACATGCGATATGGTAGCAGCCAAGATTGCAGCACTCGAGGGCGGATCAGCAGCAATGCTTACAGGCTCTGGACAGGCAGCTAATTTCTTCGCTCTTTTCAATATATGTGAATGCGGCGATCATATTGTTGCGTCTTCTTCTATTTATGGAGGTACATTTAATCTTATTGCTGTAACCATGGCAAAGATGGGCATAGAAGCGACCTTTGTTTCACCGGATGCTTCAGAGGAAGAACTCAATGCTGCATTTAAGGACAATACAAAGGCTATGTTCGGAGAGACTATAGCTAATCCGGCACTTACGGTGCTTGATATAGAAAAGTTTGCGCATGCTGCTCATGAGCATGGTGTTCCGCTTATCGTGGACAATACTTTCCCTACACCTGTAAATTGCCGTCCTATAGAATGGGGAGCAGATATAGTTACACATTCTACTACAAAATATATGGATGGACACGGATCATGTGTTGGTGGAGCGATCATTGACTCGGGTAAGTTTGACTGGATGGCACATGCCGATAAATTCCCGGGACTTTGTACACCGGATGAGTCATATCATGGAATTACCTATGCAGAAAAATTTGGACAGGAAGGTGCATTTATCACAAAATGTACTGCCCAGCTCATGAGAGATTTTGGCTGTGTACAGTCTCCGCACGATGCATTTATCTTAAATCTTGGCCTTGAATCACTTCATGTAAGAATGGCAAGACATGTAGAAAATGGTCAGGCAGTAGCTGAATTCCTTGAAAAGAGTGACAAGGTTAAGTATGTAAATTATGCAGGCCTTGAGTCTAATAAATATCACGAAATAGCTAATAAATATATGCCAAATGGCGGATGCGGAGTCGTTTCTTTCGAACTTGCAGGCGGAAGAGCAGCAGCAGAGAAGTTCATGAAGAGTCTTAAGCTTGCAGCAATAGAGACTCATGTGGCAGATGCAAGAACCTGCTGCCTGAATCCGGCAACATCAACTCACAGACAAATGAATGATGAGCAGCTTGAAGAGGCAGGAATACCTGCAGGTCTTATCAGAATGTCATGTGGTCTTGAGGACAAGGCTGATCTTATAGCTGACCTTGAGCAGGCACTTAATGCAATCTGA